A genomic segment from Salvelinus alpinus chromosome 8, SLU_Salpinus.1, whole genome shotgun sequence encodes:
- the pex2 gene encoding peroxisome biogenesis factor 2, with protein sequence MASTRGAHPPPEGGSGPDPQTPVLRINQLDAFELDSALDQLVWNQFSQCFQHFRPGLLTPVEPELKALLQLLLWRFTVYPNSATVGQSMMNLRYHNTLSLSQCYRALSRRQRLGLALLTVGPRWLTERSHSLLLSLGLGLGGSPPADGGLRLGLRRVLSLITGLTQVANLINFLVFLRKGRHPSLTERILGMRAVFTKPQTVRDAAFQYMNRELLWHGFAEFLIFLLPLVNMRKIKTTMYSLLYPLGVGEGVEVGVREGSAVWKECGLCGEWPTMPHMVGCGHVFCYYCVKSHSIADAYLTCPKCGVEVGEAVKVQMEMTDVHAR encoded by the exons CTTCTACCAGAGGAGCCCATCCCCCACCAGAGGGAGGTTCAGGTCCAGACCCTCAGACTCCTGTCTTGAGGATCAACCAGCTGGATGCCTTTGAGCTGGACTCTGCTCTGGACCAGCTGGTGTGGAACCAGTTCTCCCAGTGCTTCCAACACTTCCGCCCAGGCCTGCTCACCCCCGTGGAGCCTGAACTCAAGgccctgctccagctccttctctGGAGGTTCACAGTCTACCCCAACAGTGCTACGGTGGGCCAGTCTATGATGAACCTCCGTTACCACAACACGCTGTCACTATCCCAGTGCTACAGGGCCCTGAGCAGGAGACAGAGGCTGGGCCTGGCCCTGCTGACAGTCGGCCCCCGCTGGCTGACGGAGCGATCCCACAGCTTGCTCCTCTccctggggttggggctgggcgGCAGTCCCCCGGCTGATGGAGGTCTGCGTCTGGGACTGCGTCGAGTTCTTTCTCTTATCACCGGCCTTACCCAG GTAGCCAATCTGATCAACTTCCTGGTGTTCCTGAGGAAGGGGCGCCACCCATCTCTGACAGAAAGGATCCTGGGTATGCGTGCGGTGTTCACTAAGCCCCAGACGGTCCGGGATGCAGCCTTCCAGTACATGAATAGAGAGCTGCTGTGGCACGGCTTCGCTGagttcctcatcttcctcctccctctagtcAACATGAGGAAGATCAAGACAACCATGTATTCACTGCTCTACCCCCTAGGAGTGGGTGAGGGAGTGGaggtgggggtgagagagggcTCAGCGGTGTGGAAGGAGTGTGGTCTGTGTGGGGAGTGGCCTACCATGCCTCACATGGTAGGTTGTGGTCATGTGTTCTGTTACTACTGCGTCAAGAGTCACTCCATTGCCGACGCCTACCTGACATGTCCTAAGTGTGGAGTGGAAGTCGGGGAGGCTGTCAAAGTGCAGATGGAGATGACTGACGTCCACGCTAGATGA